Proteins encoded together in one Mycobacterium sp. MS1601 window:
- a CDS encoding GNAT family N-acetyltransferase, translated as MEHVSALQISRATTTDIADLADVAARTFPLACPPSATPENIAAFIAENLSAERFTHYVTSPERAVFVARENGVAVGYAMLIHGLPDDADVHTAVTVLPTVELSKIYVLPSSHGGTVSAALMSAALDHAHSAGAKSVWLGVNEENQRAQRFYTKQGFTVTGTKSFRMGAGIEHDYVLTRELQTSA; from the coding sequence ATGGAACATGTGAGCGCACTGCAGATTTCCCGAGCCACCACCACCGATATCGCCGACCTCGCCGACGTCGCCGCCCGCACCTTCCCGCTGGCCTGCCCGCCGTCGGCCACACCCGAGAACATCGCCGCCTTCATCGCCGAGAACCTCTCGGCGGAGCGGTTCACCCACTACGTCACCAGCCCCGAGCGCGCCGTGTTCGTGGCACGCGAAAACGGGGTGGCTGTCGGCTACGCGATGCTGATCCACGGCCTGCCCGACGATGCCGACGTGCACACGGCGGTGACGGTGTTGCCAACCGTCGAACTGTCCAAGATCTACGTGCTGCCCAGCAGCCACGGGGGCACAGTGTCAGCGGCCCTGATGTCCGCGGCGCTGGACCACGCCCACAGTGCGGGCGCCAAGAGCGTATGGCTGGGCGTCAACGAGGAAAACCAACGCGCCCAACGCTTTTACACCAAACAGGGGTTCACGGTCACCGGCACCAAGAGCTTCCGCATGGGCGCGGGAATCGAGCACGACTACGTGTTGACCCGCGAGCTCCAAACCTCTGCCTAG
- a CDS encoding TIGR03618 family F420-dependent PPOX class oxidoreductase: MKLDDSARALIGKGVNATLVTLNADGSPQVSVVWVALQPGEHDDELVAAHLSDKYRKVRNIRRDGRVALTVVADSGGGVMRPYLAVTGTARIVEGGAPQVLRELSAVLAPGTGFPPEDAPDGFLTRITVEKVGGVGPWAG; the protein is encoded by the coding sequence ATGAAACTCGACGACTCCGCCCGCGCGCTGATCGGCAAGGGCGTCAACGCAACCCTGGTGACCCTCAACGCCGACGGCAGCCCGCAGGTCAGTGTGGTGTGGGTGGCGCTGCAGCCGGGAGAGCACGACGACGAGCTGGTGGCCGCGCACCTGAGTGACAAGTACCGGAAGGTGCGCAACATCCGCCGCGACGGCCGGGTAGCACTGACCGTCGTCGCCGACAGCGGCGGCGGCGTGATGCGGCCGTACCTGGCGGTCACCGGCACGGCGCGCATCGTCGAGGGCGGCGCCCCGCAGGTGTTGCGTGAGCTCTCCGCGGTGCTGGCTCCAGGCACCGGTTTCCCGCCCGAAGACGCGCCGGACGGTTTCCTGACGCGGATCACGGTGGAGAAGGTCGGCGGCGTCGGGCCGTGGGCCGGCTGA
- a CDS encoding alpha/beta fold hydrolase produces MKRPVHLTALIVVSALLAACAPGLAANPRYATDVSHDEGDSTPTTQSPDGPPPIAAPASGKDLPWRQCTSEVFADAALPAPPAITLECASYDADLDPIAGATGTVNIGVVRARSVRTPADAGPLVFTTGSDMPTSQQLPVWLSRAGADVLDTHPIVAVDRRGMGMSSPVDCRDLFDRQEMRDQAQFEPGDDPVANLGAITMTATTSCTDTIAPGDSAYDNAHAAEDLERLRSLWDMPSLALMGIGNGAQVALAYAGAHPDKVSRLVLDSPLPLAVSAEAAAEQQVRGQQAALDAFATQCVAIACALGPDPKAAVSALIADAEAGRGPGGAAVSQLVTAITTALAFPDGDRVTSTNKLADALASARSGDNNQLTSLINQAEALRESDGQFINRCSDALNRPTPDRVRELVVAWDDMYPQFGRVAALNLVKCLNWPSGKAPEDPTNLRTEVLLLGVQNDPIVGGDGVAATAATIINAGAANRRVMWQGIGHGASVYSSCAMAPLLEYIGSGKTQPTDTYCPA; encoded by the coding sequence ATGAAACGGCCCGTTCACCTCACGGCCCTCATCGTGGTGTCCGCACTGCTGGCCGCGTGCGCGCCGGGCCTGGCGGCCAATCCGCGCTACGCCACCGACGTCTCGCACGACGAGGGCGACTCCACGCCGACCACACAGTCACCCGACGGTCCGCCGCCCATCGCGGCGCCGGCGTCGGGCAAAGACCTGCCGTGGCGACAGTGCACCTCCGAGGTGTTCGCCGATGCGGCACTGCCGGCGCCGCCCGCGATCACCCTGGAATGCGCCAGTTACGACGCCGACCTGGATCCCATCGCCGGCGCCACCGGGACGGTGAACATCGGGGTGGTGCGGGCACGTTCGGTGCGCACCCCCGCCGACGCCGGCCCGCTGGTGTTCACCACCGGCTCGGATATGCCGACCTCACAACAGCTTCCGGTGTGGCTGTCGCGAGCAGGTGCCGACGTGTTGGACACCCATCCGATCGTCGCGGTGGACCGACGCGGCATGGGCATGTCCAGCCCGGTGGACTGCCGTGATCTGTTCGACCGCCAGGAGATGCGCGACCAAGCGCAGTTCGAGCCGGGCGATGACCCGGTGGCCAACCTGGGTGCCATCACCATGACCGCCACCACCAGCTGCACCGACACCATCGCTCCCGGCGACAGCGCCTACGACAATGCCCACGCCGCCGAGGACCTGGAGCGGCTGCGCAGTCTGTGGGACATGCCGTCACTGGCACTGATGGGCATCGGCAACGGCGCCCAGGTGGCACTGGCCTATGCCGGCGCCCACCCCGACAAGGTGTCGCGGCTGGTGCTCGACTCACCGCTGCCGTTGGCGGTGTCTGCTGAGGCCGCCGCCGAGCAGCAGGTCCGCGGGCAGCAGGCCGCCCTCGACGCGTTCGCCACCCAGTGCGTCGCCATCGCATGTGCGCTGGGCCCCGATCCGAAAGCCGCGGTGTCCGCCCTGATCGCCGACGCCGAGGCCGGTCGTGGCCCCGGCGGCGCCGCCGTCTCGCAGCTGGTCACCGCCATCACCACCGCGCTGGCCTTCCCCGACGGTGACCGGGTGACGAGTACCAACAAGCTCGCCGACGCGCTGGCCTCGGCCCGCTCCGGTGACAACAACCAGTTGACCAGTCTGATAAACCAGGCCGAAGCTCTGCGCGAGTCCGACGGTCAGTTCATCAACCGGTGCAGCGACGCGCTGAACCGGCCCACCCCGGACCGGGTTCGCGAGCTGGTGGTCGCGTGGGACGACATGTACCCGCAGTTCGGCAGGGTCGCGGCACTCAACCTGGTGAAATGCCTGAACTGGCCCAGCGGCAAGGCTCCGGAGGACCCGACCAACCTGCGCACCGAGGTGTTGTTGCTGGGTGTACAGAACGACCCCATCGTCGGCGGCGACGGGGTGGCAGCCACCGCCGCCACCATCATCAACGCCGGTGCCGCCAACCGACGGGTGATGTGGCAGGGCATCGGCCACGGCGCCTCGGTGTACTCGTCATGCGCCATGGCACCGTTGCTGGAATACATCGGTAGCGGGAAAACGCAGCCGACAGACACCTACTGCCCCGCCTGA
- a CDS encoding methylated-DNA--[protein]-cysteine S-methyltransferase has product MSTNLFDLPGDTAALARLHTRLTEAADRDGALDIAYRTLDTPVGTLLLAATEVGLVRVAFAVEDHDAVLATLAQRISPRILHSPARLDDTARQLEQFFDRSRTTFDLAMDLRLAQGFRRTVVEHLRSITYGGRETYAEVAGAVGNPGAVRAVGTACARNPLPVVIPCHRVVRSDGTAGQYAGGAAAKLTLLEFEAS; this is encoded by the coding sequence ATGAGTACCAACCTGTTCGACCTGCCCGGCGACACCGCCGCACTGGCGCGGCTGCACACCCGCCTCACCGAGGCCGCCGACCGCGACGGCGCACTCGACATCGCCTACCGCACCCTGGACACCCCGGTGGGCACCTTGCTGCTGGCCGCCACCGAGGTGGGGCTGGTTCGGGTGGCGTTCGCCGTCGAGGACCACGACGCGGTGCTGGCCACCCTGGCGCAGCGGATCAGCCCTCGAATCCTGCACTCCCCCGCCCGCCTGGACGACACTGCACGCCAGCTCGAGCAGTTCTTCGACCGAAGCCGGACCACGTTCGATCTCGCGATGGATCTGCGTCTGGCCCAAGGGTTTCGACGCACCGTGGTGGAGCACCTGCGCAGCATCACCTACGGCGGACGCGAAACCTACGCCGAGGTGGCCGGCGCGGTGGGCAACCCCGGCGCGGTGCGCGCGGTGGGCACGGCCTGTGCGCGCAACCCCCTACCGGTGGTGATCCCCTGTCACCGGGTGGTCCGTTCCGACGGGACGGCGGGTCAATACGCCGGCGGCGCGGCCGCCAAACTCACCCTGCTGGAGTTCGAGGCGTCCTAG
- a CDS encoding RNA polymerase sigma factor has protein sequence MRPFEQVVARHGPTVLRVCRAVVGPDDAEDAWSETFLSALRAYPDLPADANVEAWLVTIAHRRSIDVGRARSRRAVPTDVLPEHAAPNTDRDPDLWSALAALPDKQRRAVAYHHIAGLPFAEIAGLLGNSPGAARRAAADGIAALRRRYREDETA, from the coding sequence GTGCGCCCATTCGAACAGGTGGTGGCCCGGCACGGGCCGACGGTGTTGCGAGTATGTCGTGCCGTCGTGGGCCCCGACGACGCCGAGGACGCGTGGTCGGAGACGTTCCTGTCGGCGCTGCGGGCCTATCCCGACCTGCCTGCCGACGCCAACGTCGAAGCCTGGTTGGTGACCATCGCGCACCGTCGCTCGATCGATGTCGGCCGCGCCCGCAGCCGTCGCGCCGTCCCCACCGATGTGCTTCCCGAACATGCGGCCCCGAACACCGACCGCGACCCGGACCTGTGGTCGGCGCTGGCGGCCCTGCCCGACAAACAACGCCGCGCCGTCGCCTACCACCACATCGCCGGACTGCCGTTCGCGGAGATCGCCGGACTGCTGGGCAACTCACCGGGGGCAGCGCGCCGCGCCGCCGCCGACGGAATCGCCGCGTTGCGACGCCGGTACCGAGAGGATGAAACAGCATGA
- a CDS encoding pyrimidine reductase family protein — protein MAQPDAGIQLTLMTTTGIVDDAALPELYAYPDRGSDGSRKCWVRANFISSLDGGSAVDGTSGGLAGPGDRALFSVMRELADVIVVGAGTVRSENYGGVTLTVQQRQHRQSRGQAEVPPIAIVSNSGRLNRDMLVFTHSEVPPLVLTSNSAAPGARALLGEAAEVIDCSGPDVDEVDTVVLLAALAARGLSRVLTEGGPSLLGTFIAADLLDELCLTIAPTVVGGDAGRIAHGAGRSTPLRRVHLLTDDAGYLYCRYVRHA, from the coding sequence ATGGCGCAACCCGACGCTGGGATACAGCTCACACTGATGACGACCACCGGAATCGTGGACGACGCCGCGCTGCCGGAGCTCTACGCCTACCCCGATCGTGGCTCTGACGGCTCCCGAAAATGCTGGGTACGTGCCAATTTCATCAGCAGTCTGGACGGCGGGTCCGCCGTCGACGGCACCTCCGGGGGGTTGGCGGGTCCGGGTGACCGTGCGCTGTTCTCCGTGATGCGCGAGCTGGCCGACGTGATCGTGGTCGGAGCGGGCACTGTGCGCTCGGAGAACTACGGCGGCGTGACGTTGACGGTGCAGCAGCGTCAACACCGGCAGTCTCGCGGTCAGGCCGAGGTGCCGCCCATCGCGATCGTGAGCAACAGCGGGCGGCTCAACCGTGACATGTTGGTGTTCACCCACAGTGAGGTGCCGCCCCTGGTGCTCACGTCGAACTCCGCCGCCCCCGGTGCGCGCGCTCTGCTGGGTGAGGCCGCCGAGGTGATCGACTGTTCCGGACCCGACGTCGACGAGGTGGACACCGTGGTGCTGCTGGCCGCGCTGGCGGCCCGCGGGCTGAGCCGCGTGCTCACCGAAGGCGGACCGAGTCTGCTGGGCACCTTCATCGCCGCAGACCTGCTCGACGAGCTGTGCCTGACCATCGCCCCCACCGTGGTGGGTGGCGACGCCGGGCGCATTGCCCACGGTGCGGGCCGGTCGACGCCGCTGCGGCGAGTGCATCTGCTGACCGATGACGCCGGCTACCTGTACTGCCGCTACGTCCGACACGCATGA
- a CDS encoding Clp protease N-terminal domain-containing protein, producing the protein MSTSPAHNAVSLDTLIRTITSLHADELEQLKDAMLVAEHLGEVSDHLIGHFVDQARRSGASWTEIGTSMGVTKQAAQKRFVPKGDTIDPNEGFHRFTPRAKAVVVAAQNLARDAGNQQITPEHLILGLLTDADALATRLLLTQNVTPEAVRAVITLPPDTGEHLQLVPFDPAARKALELTFREALRLGHNYIGTEHLLLALLEVEDVTGPLHQAGVDKERIETDLVTVLESLSKS; encoded by the coding sequence ATGAGTACCTCACCCGCACACAACGCCGTCAGCCTCGACACGCTGATCCGGACCATCACGAGCCTGCACGCCGATGAGCTCGAGCAACTCAAAGATGCGATGCTGGTCGCCGAGCACCTCGGCGAAGTGTCCGACCACCTGATCGGACACTTCGTGGATCAGGCCCGCCGCTCCGGCGCCTCTTGGACCGAGATCGGAACCAGCATGGGCGTCACCAAACAAGCCGCCCAGAAACGATTTGTCCCCAAAGGCGACACCATCGACCCCAACGAGGGTTTCCACCGCTTCACCCCACGCGCCAAAGCCGTCGTCGTCGCCGCCCAGAACCTCGCCCGCGACGCCGGCAACCAGCAGATCACCCCCGAGCACCTGATCCTCGGGTTGTTGACCGACGCCGATGCCCTGGCCACGCGACTGTTACTGACCCAGAACGTCACGCCCGAGGCGGTACGCGCAGTGATCACCCTGCCCCCCGACACCGGCGAACACCTGCAGTTGGTGCCCTTCGACCCCGCGGCCAGAAAGGCACTGGAGCTCACGTTCCGCGAGGCGCTGCGACTGGGCCACAACTACATCGGCACCGAGCACCTGCTCCTGGCGTTGCTGGAAGTCGAAGACGTCACCGGCCCCCTGCACCAAGCCGGCGTCGACAAGGAACGCATCGAGACCGACCTGGTCACCGTCCTGGAATCACTGTCGAAGAGCTGA
- the zapE gene encoding cell division protein ZapE, giving the protein MSSIAARRYSSCMNAPSSTNSEASAPAHLVDRHPTVSPERLIAQLVPPPTFTDVSFESYRPDPAEPSQAAAVDKCRTFAEQAVARRAGKKKMFGKRGVLPGVGIYLDGGFGVGKTHLLASTYFSVSKDSPAPTAFATFGELTQVAGVFGFLECIELLGEYAVVCIDEFELDDPGNTTLVSRLLSQLVERGVSIAATSNTLPEQLGEGRFAAQDFMREIAALSQIFTTVRIEGPDYRHRGLPPAPEPLSDTEVEQRAEGVPSATLDDFDALCKHLATMHPSRYLSLIEGVEAVFLTGVHALDDQNVALRLVSLTDRLYDAGIPVVASGAKLDTVFSDEMLAGGYRKKYLRATSRLLALTAAGMQL; this is encoded by the coding sequence ATGAGTTCGATTGCAGCACGTCGCTACAGTTCCTGCATGAACGCCCCCTCTTCTACAAACTCGGAGGCCTCGGCGCCAGCCCATCTTGTCGACCGCCATCCCACGGTCTCGCCGGAACGGCTGATCGCCCAGCTGGTGCCACCGCCGACATTCACCGATGTCAGCTTCGAGAGCTACCGGCCTGATCCGGCCGAGCCGAGTCAGGCCGCTGCCGTCGACAAATGCCGCACGTTCGCCGAACAGGCGGTGGCGCGCAGGGCCGGCAAGAAGAAGATGTTCGGCAAGCGTGGGGTGCTCCCCGGCGTGGGCATCTACCTCGACGGCGGGTTCGGTGTCGGTAAGACCCACCTGTTGGCCTCGACGTATTTCTCGGTGTCCAAGGACTCGCCGGCGCCGACGGCCTTCGCGACCTTCGGGGAGCTGACCCAGGTGGCCGGGGTGTTCGGCTTCCTCGAGTGCATCGAGCTGCTCGGCGAGTATGCGGTGGTGTGTATCGACGAGTTCGAGCTCGACGACCCCGGCAACACCACGCTGGTGTCGCGGTTGCTCAGCCAGCTGGTGGAGCGTGGGGTGTCCATCGCCGCGACGTCGAACACATTGCCCGAGCAGTTGGGCGAGGGCCGGTTCGCGGCGCAGGATTTCATGCGCGAGATCGCCGCGCTGTCGCAGATCTTCACCACGGTGCGCATCGAGGGGCCGGACTATCGGCACCGTGGCCTGCCGCCGGCGCCGGAGCCGCTGTCGGACACCGAGGTGGAGCAGCGGGCGGAGGGCGTGCCGAGCGCCACGCTGGACGACTTCGACGCCCTGTGCAAGCACCTGGCCACCATGCACCCGTCGCGGTATCTGAGCCTGATCGAAGGTGTGGAGGCGGTGTTCCTCACCGGTGTGCACGCCCTCGACGACCAGAACGTGGCGCTGCGGCTGGTGTCGCTGACCGACCGGCTCTACGACGCCGGGATCCCGGTGGTGGCTTCCGGAGCCAAGCTGGACACGGTGTTCAGCGACGAGATGCTGGCCGGTGGGTACCGCAAGAAGTACCTGCGGGCGACGTCGCGGCTGCTGGCGTTGACGGCGGCGGGTATGCAGCTGTAG